Proteins from a single region of Syntrophales bacterium:
- a CDS encoding ABC transporter ATP-binding protein: MIVLESLSKSYGPQKALDNLSLTFHEGAVTGLLGPNGAGKTTLLSILLGILAKDRGRVVVGGYDLDERLEDVRRISCLVPQNLAFYSALTARENLSFFGSLCGLSGKALAERMEAAVAAASLESFLDKPAETYSGGMKRRLNLAIGLLARPRVLYLDEPTVGVDAQSRTWILETIRRINREEGVTVVYASHYMDEVEQVADDLVILDEGRVVLAGGRDRVLAEADALVMEVAGMDSVLLERIEKIDGLTVKGSAVILEAGPGLAASLKRVLMALEGTEARIAGMKGGSRTLEDLFLRLTSRALRDE; encoded by the coding sequence ATGATCGTCCTTGAGAGCCTTTCGAAATCCTACGGTCCGCAAAAGGCGCTGGACAATCTGAGCCTTACCTTCCACGAAGGGGCCGTAACGGGTCTCCTCGGGCCGAACGGAGCCGGCAAGACGACACTGCTCTCCATCCTGCTGGGGATTCTCGCAAAGGACCGCGGACGGGTCGTCGTGGGCGGGTACGATCTCGACGAGAGGCTGGAGGACGTTCGCCGGATTTCCTGCCTCGTGCCCCAGAACCTGGCCTTCTATTCCGCTCTAACGGCCCGGGAGAACCTCTCCTTTTTCGGATCTCTCTGCGGCCTCTCCGGGAAGGCACTCGCGGAGCGCATGGAGGCCGCCGTCGCCGCCGCGAGCCTGGAGTCCTTTCTCGACAAGCCGGCGGAGACCTATTCCGGAGGAATGAAACGGCGGCTGAATCTGGCCATCGGGCTCCTGGCCCGGCCCCGGGTCCTGTACCTGGACGAGCCGACCGTCGGGGTGGATGCCCAGTCCCGGACCTGGATCCTCGAGACGATCCGGCGGATCAACCGGGAAGAGGGCGTGACGGTGGTCTACGCGTCCCATTACATGGATGAGGTCGAGCAGGTGGCCGACGATCTCGTGATCCTGGACGAGGGGCGGGTCGTCCTGGCGGGTGGCCGCGACAGGGTCCTGGCGGAGGCGGATGCCCTGGTCATGGAGGTGGCGGGGATGGATTCCGTCCTCCTGGAGCGCATCGAAAAGATCGACGGACTCACCGTGAAAGGATCGGCCGTGATCCTGGAAGCCGGCCCGGGGCTGGCCGCCTCCCTGAAACGGGTCCTGATGGCCCTGGAGGGGACGGAGGCCCGGATCGCCGGGATGAAGGGCGGCAGCCGCACCCTGGAAGACCTGTTCCTGAGGCTCACCTCGCGGGCGCTGAGGGACGAATGA